In Jannaschia sp. W003, the genomic stretch TAGATCGCCTTGTCCTTGAAGTCCGCCAGCCCGGTGATCTCCAGCAGGCGGTCCGCGGTGGCACGGCGCTCGGCGACGGGCGTGCCGCGCATGCGGGGCCCGAACTCCACGTTCTCACGCACGCTCATCCACTCGAACAGCGCGCCCTGCTGGAACACCATGCCGCGCTCGGCGTCGGGGCCGCGCACGTCGTGGCCGTTCAGGATCACGCGTCCCTCGGTGGGGGCCAGGAAGCCGGCCACGATGTTCAGGAGCGTGGTCTTGCCGCAGCCCGAGGGCCCCAGCACCGACATCAGCTCCCCCGCCTGCAACTGCAGCGAGACGTCCTTGAGCGCCTGCACGTGGGAGCCGTTGGGGAGGTCGAAGCGCATCGAGAGGTTCTCGATCGCGAGGCCGGTTGCCGGGCCTGTCGTCATGGCGGTCCCTTCCTCGCCCCGCGGGCGGGGCGCGCGGGTGGATGGGGTGCCGGGGGGCGGCGTCGCCCCCCGGCGGAGCGGATCACATGCTCGAGGCGTCGTTCAGCGGCCCGGTGTTCACCGCGTCCTCGTAGCTGTCGAGCGCGGACGGGATCGAGCCCGCCTCCACGAACACGTCCGAGACGCCCTTCATGAAGGTGGCCGCGTTGCCGCCGAGCCACTTCTCGGAAAGCTGCTCCTCCATGGTGGGGAACTCGAAGGTCGACATCGACTGCGCGGCGGCCTCGGGCTCCATGCCCGACTCCTGCGCGATCTTGGCGAGCATCTCGTCGCTCTGGGACTCGGCCCACTCGGCGTTGGCGTCCGCGGTCACCTTCACGAACTTGGCCATCAGCTCAGGGTTCTCGGCGATGAAGTCGGCGGGCGCCGAGGTCACGTCGAAGACCAGGATGCCCAGCTCCTCCTTCTCGGCGCCGGTCAGCAGCGTGTTGCCGGCCTCCTTCATGCGCGCGAGGCCGCCGCCCCAGCCGCAGGCCATGCCCACGTCGCCCTGGTTCAGGGCCGCGGCGCCGGTCGGCGGGTCCATGTCGACGACGTCGAGCGAGGCCACGTCCACGCCGAAGTGGTCCATCTGGCGCAGGAAGCCGTAATGGGCGGCGGTGCCCAGCGGCACG encodes the following:
- a CDS encoding ABC transporter ATP-binding protein gives rise to the protein MTTGPATGLAIENLSMRFDLPNGSHVQALKDVSLQLQAGELMSVLGPSGCGKTTLLNIVAGFLAPTEGRVILNGHDVRGPDAERGMVFQQGALFEWMSVRENVEFGPRMRGTPVAERRATADRLLEITGLADFKDKAIYELSGGMQQRVALARCLANDPDVILMDEPLGALDALTREKMQGLVLELWKETGKTIILITHSVEEALLLGERLLVMAPRPGRIHREYRLPFAEAGVSADLRQVKKDPEFGRVREEILSMIWEMEEEIMGRTEDA
- a CDS encoding ABC transporter substrate-binding protein, yielding MLKRTFLAASTALAAIAAAQAAHADAHLEELTVGYFLEWPMPFLAAKADGAYDEALGIPVKWVSFETGTAMSAAMASGDVHISVSQGVPPFVVATSAGQDLEIVDVAVSYSENDNCVVRSDLEIDKDTVADLAGQKVAVPLGTAAHYGFLRQMDHFGVDVASLDVVDMDPPTGAAALNQGDVGMACGWGGGLARMKEAGNTLLTGAEKEELGILVFDVTSAPADFIAENPELMAKFVKVTADANAEWAESQSDEMLAKIAQESGMEPEAAAQSMSTFEFPTMEEQLSEKWLGGNAATFMKGVSDVFVEAGSIPSALDSYEDAVNTGPLNDASSM